The Lactuca sativa cultivar Salinas chromosome 2, Lsat_Salinas_v11, whole genome shotgun sequence genome includes a window with the following:
- the LOC111901509 gene encoding uncharacterized protein LOC111901509, with amino-acid sequence MVEEPPFRPREKLIEKQKMYQSIQKHTYLKGPMDKITSVAIPLALAGSSLYLIGRGIYNMSHGIGRKD; translated from the exons ATGGTAGAAGAGCCACCTTTTAGGCCACGAGAAAAGCTGATTGAGAAGCAAAAAATGTATCAAAGCATCCAGAAACACACATACCTGAAAGGTCCAATGGACAAGATTACCTCAGTTGCTATTCCTCTTGCATTAGCGGGTTCTTCCCTCTACCTCATT GGACGTGGTATCTATAACATGTCTCATGGAATCGGAAGGAAAGATTGA
- the LOC111901421 gene encoding uncharacterized protein LOC111901421: MACIPSQLPLDQQQSSQKMIRMKSLGLRASQDNPLIDCDDELSKSALFAFRAKEEEITKKKMEVKERVQAQLSRVEQETKKLAEIRNDLESLDDPSWKEGANVRKKVDLVNKELKSLGQNCLKKEKEYKEAVEAFNEKNKEKAQLVTRLMELITESEMARMKKLEEINKKLNPLPKHN, encoded by the exons ATGGCATGCATACCTTCACAATTGCCATTGGATCAACAGCAATCATCTCAAAAGATGATTCGCATGAAGAGCTTGGGACTAAGGGCAAGTCAGGATAACCCATTAATCGACTGTGATGATGAGCTTTCCAAATCAGCCTTGTTTGCTTTTCGTGCTAAAGAAGAAGAGATCACAAAGAAGAAGATGGAAGTCAAGGAGAGAGTTCAAGCTCAACTAAGTCGCGTTGAACAAGAAACCAAAAAGTTGGCTGAAATTCGCAAT GATCTTGAATCCCTAGATGATCCAAGTTGGAAGGAAGGAGCAAATGTAAGAAAGAAGGTTGACTTGGTCAATAAAGAACTAAAGTCGTTAGGACAAAATTGTCTTAAAAAG GAAAAAGAATATAAAGAAGCAGTTGAGGCATTCAACGAGAAAAACAAGGAGAAAGCTCAGCTAGTTACCAGATTAATGGAG CTTATTACTGAAAGTGAAATGGCGAGGATGAAGAAACTTGAAGAGATAAACAAGAAATTGAATCCTTTGCCAAAACATAATTGA